One Gymnogyps californianus isolate 813 chromosome 11, ASM1813914v2, whole genome shotgun sequence genomic window carries:
- the MPHOSPH10 gene encoding U3 small nucleolar ribonucleoprotein protein MPP10 has protein sequence MAAVKGLETCLRVAGAAAARPERFLSVQDGLAADFRALTKTLYDLNKALGSNIVRGGPLKELVIENFDEEQIWQQLELRNNAVLDFFKKSIARDVKDEDLCLLSDQEEDGSDAETSSDQELEDNIMEAETEQKHVYTKDKTKAKEEQSKLRKSIMQKYSDEDSDIDFDIEALEQQTKTAKETTLKKMGSKSIVDDKFFKLAEMEAFLEHAEKEDKEEEEDINYFEDIISDDEEEESEEAKVQPIKSSRDLTYKDFFDPVDDDALVASDVEDDQEEEADSDIEEQNEESMYEVEDMNEMMMEDMRSKEVSKKVTFSLPDDSETEDVTDTQLEKGIDPSEIKSSFEKRQEKMSKKIKNLEEELLEEKPWQLKGEVTGQKRPENSLLEETVLFDHAVRMAPVITEETTFQLEDIIKQRILDEAWDDVVAKEKPKEEAFEYKKRITLDHEKSKLSLAEIYEQEYVKLHQQKTEEEENPEHKEIQEMMDSLFLKLDALCNFHFTPKPPVPEVKIVSNLPAISMEEVAPVAVSDAALLAPEEIKEKNKAGDVKTDAEKTPTDKKRERRKKKLRKRMKRREKEKRQKLLEKMKPEQGTKLSKKAAAAKLKRLTKEGKASLLKDEGKDKVLKSSQAFFSQLQDQVKMQIKDANKLKKKQKQQKALPVQKLKL, from the exons atggCGGCTGTCAAGGGCCTGGAGACGTGCCTCAGGGTGGCGGGCGCTGCCGCTGCGCGCCCGGAGCGCTTCCTCAG tGTGCAAGATGGACTGGCTGCTGACTTCAGAGCGTTAACAAAGACTCTCTATGATTTGAATAAAGCTCTGGGAAGTAATATAGTTCGTGGGGGTCCTTTAAAAGAGCTGGTGATAGAAAATTTTGATGAAGAACAGATTTGGCAACAACTAGAGCTCCGGAACAATGCAGTTCttgatttcttcaaaaaatcCATTGCAAGGGATGTCAAGGATGAAGATCTTTGCCTTCTCTCAGACCAGGAAGAGGATGGCTCTGATGCAGAGACCAGCAGTGACCAGGAATTGGAAGACAACATAATGGAAGCAGAAACTGAACAGAAGCATGTTTATACAAAAGATAAAACTAAAGCTAAAGAAGAGCAAAGTAAACTCAGAAAAAGCATAATGCAGAAATACAGTGATGAGGATTCTGATATTGACTTTGATATTGAAGCACTGGAGCAACAAACTAAAACAGCCAAGGAAACCACattgaaaaaaatgggaagcaaATCTATAGTGGATGACAAGTTTTTCAAGCTGGCTGAGATGGAAGCTTTTTTAGAACatgcagagaaggaagacaaggaggaggaggaagatattaattattttgaagaCATCATCTCAGATGATGAGGAAGAAGAGTCTGAAGAAGCTAAAGTCCAA CCAATTAAAAGTTCTAGAGACTTGACATACAAAGATTTCTTTGATCCGGTCGATGATGATGCTTTAGTAGCTAGTGATGTTGAAGATGatcaggaagaggaagcagacaGTGATATTGAAGAGCAGAATGAGGAGAGCATGTACGA GGTTGAGGATATGAATGAAATGATGATGGAGGATATGAGAAGTAAAGAAGTCTctaaaaaagttacttttagTTTGCCAGATGACAGTGAAACAGAAGATGTTACTGATACGCAATTAGAGAAGGGCATCGATCCCAGTGAAATAAAGTCCTCTTTTgagaagaggcaggaaaag AtgagcaaaaaaataaaaaatttagaagaaGAGTTGTTGGAGGAGAAACCTTGGCAGCTTAAAGGAGAAGTGACTGGACAAAAAAGACCTGAAAACAGCCTTCTGGAGGAAACAGTACTTTTTGACCATGCAGTCCGAATGG cACCTGTGATCACAGAAGAAACTACTTTTCAGCTTGAAGATATCATTAAACAGAGAATATTGGATGAG GCATGGGATGATGTAGTAGcgaaagaaaaaccaaaagagGAGGCTTTTGAATACAAGAAGCGTATCACTTTGGATCATGAAAAGAGTAAACTGAGTCTCGCTGAGATCTATGAGCAAGAATACGTGAAACTTCACCAG CAAaagactgaagaggaagaaaatcctgaacacaaagaaattcaggaaatgaTGGATTCACTCTTTCTGAAGCTGGATGCGCTTTGTAACTTCCACTTCACACCCAAACCA CCTGTGCCAGAAGTTAAAATAGTTTCGAACCTTCCAGCTATCAGTATGGAAGAAGTAGCACCTGTTGCTGTTAGTGATGCTGCTCTCTTAGCACCAGAGGAGATCAag gaaaagaacaaagctggtgatgtaaaaacagatgcagaaaagaCTCCCACAGACAAAAAACGAGAacgaagaaagaaaaagcttcgTAAACGTATGAAGcgaagagaaaaggagaaacgTCAAAAGCTTCTTGAAAAGATGAAACCAGAACAAGGCACAAAACTTAgcaaaaaagctgctgcagcaaaattaaaaaggctTACAAAAGAAGGCAAAGCATCTCTGCTCAAG
- the MCEE gene encoding methylmalonyl-CoA epimerase, mitochondrial yields the protein MAAFLGRAAAGLLTRLQTSAPTIRTLSSSNSFSQNIPSYLWKLGRLNHVAIAVPDLEKAQSLYKDVLGAQVSKTVALPEHGVYTVFVELGNTKLELLHPLGEKSPIASFLQKNKTGGMHHICIEVDDIKAAMTELKKKKIRILSEEPKIGAHGKPVIFLHPKDCHGVLVELEQA from the exons ATGGCGGCCTTCCTGGGGCGCGCGGCGGCCG gGCTTCTTACCAGATTGCAGACTTCAGCTCCCACGATACGAACTCTATCATCATCAAATTCCTTTTCTCAAAACATTCCAAGCTATTTGTGGAAACTGGGCCGACTTAATCATGTAGCAATTGCAGTACCTGATTTGGAGAAAGCTCAGTCCTTGTATAAAGATGTGTTAGGAGCACAGGTGAGCAAGACTGTTGCTCTTCCCGAACATGGTGTCTACACTGTTTTTGTGGAGCTGGGAAATACCAAGCTGGAACTTCTACATCCTTTAGGAGAGAAAAGTCCCATTGCaagctttctgcaaaaaaacAAGACTGGAGGAATGCATCATATCTGCATTGAG gTTGATGACATAAAAGCGGCTATgactgaactgaagaaaaaaaagatacgaATATTGAGTGAAGAGCCAAAAATAGGTGCACATGGCAAACCTGTGATTTTTCTTCACCCTAAAGATTGCCATGGAGTCCTTGTGGAACTCGAGCAAGCTTGA